The following DNA comes from Chitinophaga nivalis.
ATACGGTTTGCAGGTAGTGCGGGGAGAACAGGCTGGCATACAGGAACAACCGGCCGCCGCGGAGTAATATACCGGTAATAGTAACGCACCATTTTATCCATACAACCAACAAGCGATATGCAATTGACCCTTCATCCGTTTGAACTGAAATTTAAACACACTTTCAGAATTTCCCGGAAGGCAAAAGATGTACAGCCTTCCCTGGTAGTAGCCTTGTCGCAGGAGGGATACACCGGCCTCGGAGAAACCGTGGATAACTCCTATTATCACATGACCGTACCGGATCTGATAGCCGCTATAGAAGCTCACAGACCAGCTATTGAAAATTACACGCTTACACAACCCGCTATCTTCTGGCAGGATATGTATCCCCGGTTCCAGGATAATATGTTTGCCCTTTGTGCACTGGATATTGCTGCCTGGGATCTGTATGCCCGGCAACAACAAAAAAAACTATATGAGATATGGGAGCTGGACATCTCCCGTAATCCGCTCACAGATTATACAATTGGTATTGATACGATCGAAAACATGGTCATCAAACTAAAAGAATTTCCCTGGCCGATCTATAAAATTAAACTGGGTACGAAAGAAGATATCGACATTATCCGCGCACTCCGGCAGCACACCGATGCTGTTTTTCGGGTAGATGCCAATTGTGCGTGGGGAGTAGAAGAAACGTTGCGCAACGCTATTGCCATGCAGCCACTGGGCGTGGAATTTATTGAACAACCGATGCCGGCAGAAGAGAGGGAAGGTATGAAACGGGTATACGAAAAGGTGGCATTACCCGTGATAGCGGATGAAAGTTGTATCGTAGAGCAGGATGTAGCCCGCTGCCATGGCTATTTTCATGGCATCAATATTAAACTGACAAAATGCGGGGGCATTACACCGGCACTTCGCATGATTACGGAAGCACGGCGTTTAGGCATGAAGGTGATGACCGGCAGTATGAATGAAAGTACCGTAGGTACTTCTGCTGCAGCGCATCTGCTGCCTTTGCTGGACTATGTGGATATGGACGGGCCGCTGCTGCTGGCAGAAGATACGGCGGAGGGTATCCGGATGGAAAACGGGCATATCATTTATGCCGACCGTCCCGGTACCGGCAGTGTACTATTGCCAGGCGCCCCGGCTTACAAAGGATGAATACCTGCCTGACCATTTACTTCAAACACGATCATATGTCCTGGCTGTGCCGCCGGTAATACGGCACATATTTTTGTGCCGGTTTCCAGCTGGTTGTAATGACCGGGAGTGGTATCATCATTCGATCGGTATATCTTTACTTTATTGTCCTCACCCACCAACACGATACCTTCCGGCAGATGTTTTACCCAGGTGGCCCGGGTGCCGGACCGGGTGAGAAAAATACGCTTCCAGGTTGTTTCGCTTTCGGTATTAGATAGCACGAAAGCGCCGCCGGAAGAGGAGATGCTTATTTTCAGCTCTTTTTCATCCGGGTTGGCATACATCCGGTAAATGTGGTGTCCCATATCAAACAACTGCATGTTGCCGGACAGGTCGCATTTAATCAGGCTGCTGCCTGCTGAAAAGAAAAGATGCTGTCCCCGGTAGATGATACCCTGTACGGGAATATTGATCGCCAGATCTACCTGTACGGTGGCGCCATCTACTTTGCAATCTACTGCATAGGCCAGCTGTCCTGTATAGGAATAGTGGCTGAGTACCAGTACACCGCTGGCGTGATGGATCGTAATAACATCCTTTTCTGTCAGGCAATAGCCCAATAAACCAGTGGGAAGCCAATCCGGACAGGTGATGACCACATCCCGAAAAAAGGAGTCGGGCGTATCTTTATTTTCCAGTCGTTTAGTTTCCATCCGCAGTGGCTGGCTGCCATGTACCATGATTGCCTCGCTGAACCGGGCATTGTGTACCAGCGTGAATTGCAGGTCAGGCGTATAGTTGCCTGGCCAGAGTACATATGCCCAGTTTTTCACCAGATCGAAACGCAGGAGATAAATGCCATTGGCTTTTACACCGATTAACAATGCCTGTCCTTTCCAGCTGGTGCCGGTGAGCCACGTTACATCTGCTGCAAACCGGAAAGTATTGATGGGAGGGGATACCGGCGGTGGCATCGTGTGCAGATAACGGGTGAGGTCACTGGTCAGCAACGGATCTGCCGGGAAAAAATTACTCAGGGCAAACAGGTTTTCTCCATTATTTTCGAGCGATTGTTTACTGACAATTTCATAGGCAATATCCACAGCGATATTTTTTACAACCGGATCGTTATGCGTTGTGGTTACCTGCTGCAACACCTGTATAAAACTCTTAAAACGATGGGCCGGTGTATGGGTGGTGTATACTTGCTGTATCGCCTGTGGAAGAGGCGTAGCTACTTCAAAATATTGCTGCAGGCATCGTTCATGCTGTGTGTGGTGTTGCCAGCCATCCAGCAGTAAACCGGCTGCCTGTTCGGGTTGCTGCAGTTTATGACGCGAGATGCGGGCTGCTTCCAGCGGCTCGTTGGCGGCAATCGCTTTTTGCAGACTTACCTGATACAAATCACCGGCCTTCTCCGGTTGTTGCAGGGTGACATACAGATCACCGGCTTTTTCATACTGCTCCAGTGATGCATACAAGCCGATGGCTTCCAGCAATAGTCCGCCTCTTTCCAGGCAGGCTGCCGCTGTTGCAGGTTTGTTGAGATGACTTTCATACAGGGCGGCTGCTTCACGGAAGTAGCCACCTTGTTCCAGCACATTGGCGGCATTGGAGTAGTCGCCTAACAGGGCCGCATACACGTAGGCCGCTTTTTTATAGTCTTTTTGCGCAATGGCATGGGCAGCCGCCAGCTGGTATTTGTTGCGTAAGGCAGCATAATAGGTATCCGTGTTCCATTCATCTGCAGGGCCGCTGTTGCTTTTCAATTTACCAAGAGAGAAGGCTGTATCCCGCTTGACCAGCTGAGTACCGGGTGTTGCGGCTGTGCCCCGGGAGGCATAGGGCTGATCCAGGGGAATGGCATACTGTAAAGCGGTATTCATATCAGTATCAAATAACCGCATCAGCTTTTCCAGTTCATGCTGCCGTTTTTCTTCAATAGACGCCTGGGTTGCTTTCACCCATTTCATCCATTTGTAGCGCGATAAATCCGGTGTGCCAGGCAGCAGTCGTTTCAGGCCCCGGAATAACCAGAGCAGACTATTGGTGAAAATATAGAGGAGCTTATCTTTCAGGCGGGAGGAGGTGTTTTGATGAACCATCATCTCCTCCAGTGGTCTGCTGTTGATCGTTTCGTGTATATCATCAAATAAACCGGTGGTTGCCGGTTGTATCCGGATGTAGGTCAGTTTAGCCGGTGGCGTTATACCATTACGGGCATAGTCCCAGTTAGCCGATCCGGCGGTGGTATATTGCAGTAAGTCTTGTAATGGAAACAGGTCTGTTTCCGCAAATCCGATGAAGCCAGTGGTGGGGTGTAACAGCTGCAAATCCCATATGAGTATACCCGGTAGCTCTGCATCGCTGACAGCAGGCGTCAGGGTGGCATTTACCGGTACAAATAGTTTGTTGCCCAGGAGCCCGTAGGGATATCGGATACGGCTGCTGTCCGGTACCGGTGTGTCCTGAAATAATACGAGCAACCCGGCGGGTGTAATACTACTGATGTCTGCCGGTACGGCTATGGCCCGCAGCGCCAGCATATCCATACCCCAGCTGCTGATTTCCTGCAACCATCCGGCAGCAGTGGCGCCAGGCACGAAGGCGGCTTTCGGCGTATGTATCGTATGCGGATGGAGTTGTAAACCCAGTGTTATCTTCATCGTAATTGTTGTATAAACCGGCGGATATAATTGTTATAAAAATCTGGTACCGGCAGGGAAACCGGCGGGTGGTCATGCAGGAAATAATCATGGCCGCATACTACGCCATCGCTGGCCCACGCCGCGAGATAATTATCGATTACCATGGTAAGGGTAATTTCCGGAATGGCCGTGTTGGCACTGCGCAGATGCAGGAATCCCCTGGAATCGGCAATGGCTTTACTACCATCGGCCCACATAAAACAAGTGAAGGTAATGTGCGGGTTCTCCGGTAAGGTCCAGGTGGTAGTGGCGCCTTTTACCGGAAATATGACAAGGGCATTGCTATCTGGTAATGACTTGTCATTATTGCTGTCGGTATGTGTATACATCTCCTGTTTACCGGTTAATGTCAGGTGGTGATCCTGGTATAATGCCAATCGTCGTTTCTCGATGATCAGGTCGCCGCCAACACTGATATAAATACTGGTAATGCGGCTGAGGGTACTGTAACCATTGCTCACAAAACGGAATACTTCATTCAGTTTTACCTGTGCCATCCGCTGGGTTTTAGCAGCGAGTGTCAATACCTGGCTTTCTTCCCCTGCCGGTGCGGTGGCGCCGGTGGCCGCCCAGATGCTGTAACGGTGGTTGGTACCCAGCAGGTGAAAGGTATCCTTGTCGAAAGCTACCTGGTAATCCCCATAGGGAATCATCGTGGAGATTTTCTTATGGCGATAGGTATCCAGGTTGAATTCATGGATGGTGACCGTAGGATGATTTTTATCGATAACGAGTAGATACAACAGGAAGAAACGATTTCCAAAATGATAGATACCGGGTTCCAGGTAGTGATATAAATTAATCGCTGCTTTATGGCGCTGCGGCCAGTATAATACCCGCAGATCGGTGGTAATACATACCACGCCGGTATCTCTGCCGAAGAAATTTTTATCGGGCGCCCGTTTTAACCGCGAAGCCGGAATACGCAGGGGTGACACCTCCTGCTGCAGGATAACCGGCAGGGATGTTACCGGTTGCGGCATTTTTTCCGGTGTTCCAAACAACAGTTCCTGCAGGTCTACCTGCGCGCTGTTGCACAGTTTATTTCTGCCATGGGAATAGTCGTAGTATTGAAAGGTACCGTTTCGATCTACCGTCAGCAGGTAATGCAGCCGTGCATGCCGGTCGCTGATAGCAGCTTGCAGGGCGGGTTGTTGCAGTTGCTGTGCAGCCGTGATAAAATAATAGGCAGTATCGGCAGCTGTATCTTGTTGCCACCAGGTATTTAAGGCGGCTGCGGGATGCAGGTGATTATCGAGCAGGGATAACATGGCTGTAATACCCTTCACACTACGCAGGTCTACAGGGGTGATTTGTTCTCCTCCCAGCGTGTACACATATACGTTAGTATCTTTTTTTTGCTGCGCCTGGCAGGCCAGTGCTACCGATAGTGCAAAGATGCGGGGGAGGCCCCACATCCGGATGGTAATATCAATCAGGATAACCGTTCTTTTTTTAGCTTCCGCCGGTACCTGTTCCCGTCGCAGGTACATGGCTTCATTATTGGAAAGACGGGCTGTCAGGATGTCTTCATCCTGTGCCAGTTCGCTGAGTAATAACCGGTCGTAGTTGCCTTTGTTGGTGATATCGGAGATACCGCCAAAGGAAGGGCCACTGCTGCTTTGGGTGTGCAGCGGAATATTAAGGGCTGCCAGCAGGTGGGTGGCCAGCCGGCTGATACCGGCAGTAGCCGTATCTGCCGCCAGCGTTGTGAAAAAATCACTTTCCGGTAAAGGAGCAGCTTCCGGCAATGCTGCCGGCCAGGCATTGGGTAGTGCGGTTAAGCCGGTGCGCAGTTGCATTTCCAAAGCGGTAGCATCCGGCACATGGGCTACGGTAGCCGCGAGATAGTGTAATTCTTTTTCCAGTTGTGCGGCATAGGAGCGGGAAGACTTATAAATACCTTCATTGAAGAGTGGCAGCAGATAGGCCGCCTCATGCGCATTGACTTCCGGAGGCACCTGGCTGAACAGGGTATTCAGTAACAAGGCCCGGTGCCGGCCTGTCCGGTAGGTATCCGGTAGTTGTGCGATGATCCGGAATAAGTGCGATACTGTTTCCAGTAATGTTTTAAAGGTATCCGCCTTTTCCGGATCTTCCTGTGTAAAGGTGGTGAGAAAAAGCGCCTGTTCATCTGCCCAGGCAATAAACTGATTATTGTTTTTACAGGCGCACAGTACCCATAGGATGCTACCCAGTGGCGGCCATCCGATAGGTGTCATTTCCTGTAACAAAGCGATGAGTTCATCCCGGTAGCAGAGTGTCAGGCCGGCAGCATATTCGATGACGTTGCCATTATCGGCCCAGCGCCAGTAATAACCGGCGGGTGCGCCGAAGTAATGCTGTAAATGTTCGTGTATGGACCTATCCATTTGCTGTGTCCCTCCTGGTAAGTCTGGCGGCACTTCTGCCGGCCGGTACAAAAGCTGCGGGGGAGATACGTTCCCACGCGCCGGTATGATCAAATAACAGCAGGTCTTCCTGCTGCGGATTCAGTTGTGCGCTGATGAGGGAAGCAATGCCTGGCGGATTAAAGGTATAACCTGCCGGCAGCAACAGTTGCCCGTATTGTACATACGCTTTTCCCGGAATAGCTGGCAAGGGGGTGCCGATGATCAGCACTTCGC
Coding sequences within:
- a CDS encoding dipeptide epimerase — its product is MQLTLHPFELKFKHTFRISRKAKDVQPSLVVALSQEGYTGLGETVDNSYYHMTVPDLIAAIEAHRPAIENYTLTQPAIFWQDMYPRFQDNMFALCALDIAAWDLYARQQQKKLYEIWELDISRNPLTDYTIGIDTIENMVIKLKEFPWPIYKIKLGTKEDIDIIRALRQHTDAVFRVDANCAWGVEETLRNAIAMQPLGVEFIEQPMPAEEREGMKRVYEKVALPVIADESCIVEQDVARCHGYFHGINIKLTKCGGITPALRMITEARRLGMKVMTGSMNESTVGTSAAAHLLPLLDYVDMDGPLLLAEDTAEGIRMENGHIIYADRPGTGSVLLPGAPAYKG
- a CDS encoding tetratricopeptide repeat protein; protein product: MKITLGLQLHPHTIHTPKAAFVPGATAAGWLQEISSWGMDMLALRAIAVPADISSITPAGLLVLFQDTPVPDSSRIRYPYGLLGNKLFVPVNATLTPAVSDAELPGILIWDLQLLHPTTGFIGFAETDLFPLQDLLQYTTAGSANWDYARNGITPPAKLTYIRIQPATTGLFDDIHETINSRPLEEMMVHQNTSSRLKDKLLYIFTNSLLWLFRGLKRLLPGTPDLSRYKWMKWVKATQASIEEKRQHELEKLMRLFDTDMNTALQYAIPLDQPYASRGTAATPGTQLVKRDTAFSLGKLKSNSGPADEWNTDTYYAALRNKYQLAAAHAIAQKDYKKAAYVYAALLGDYSNAANVLEQGGYFREAAALYESHLNKPATAAACLERGGLLLEAIGLYASLEQYEKAGDLYVTLQQPEKAGDLYQVSLQKAIAANEPLEAARISRHKLQQPEQAAGLLLDGWQHHTQHERCLQQYFEVATPLPQAIQQVYTTHTPAHRFKSFIQVLQQVTTTHNDPVVKNIAVDIAYEIVSKQSLENNGENLFALSNFFPADPLLTSDLTRYLHTMPPPVSPPINTFRFAADVTWLTGTSWKGQALLIGVKANGIYLLRFDLVKNWAYVLWPGNYTPDLQFTLVHNARFSEAIMVHGSQPLRMETKRLENKDTPDSFFRDVVITCPDWLPTGLLGYCLTEKDVITIHHASGVLVLSHYSYTGQLAYAVDCKVDGATVQVDLAINIPVQGIIYRGQHLFFSAGSSLIKCDLSGNMQLFDMGHHIYRMYANPDEKELKISISSSGGAFVLSNTESETTWKRIFLTRSGTRATWVKHLPEGIVLVGEDNKVKIYRSNDDTTPGHYNQLETGTKICAVLPAAQPGHMIVFEVNGQAGIHPL